A DNA window from Streptomyces sp. 71268 contains the following coding sequences:
- a CDS encoding LysR family transcriptional regulator: MTADDDRDLPLQRTVKGAADPSVHQLRLFLVLAEELHFGRAAARLFMSQPAFSKQIRALEERLGLQLVDRTSRAVDLTSSGRALLPEARAVAEAMANLRQVAQSRSREIAGRVVIGTVSAEPAMPHTNAILDELHKRHPELVIEMRSLNFINQYQALSCGDVDVAFLRPPAPEHIQSLHLMEEPRVVCLPANDPLAAEDTLTLAHLSDHTMVTMSPESPQVWRDFWTASPRPDNVPVKYGPLTFDVEGVLHAIARGQAIGFLPASARDFYPRPGVVYRDVVDLSPCSMALTWFAANRDRPVVSEIRQIARAVLRAQN; the protein is encoded by the coding sequence ATGACCGCAGACGACGACAGGGACCTCCCCCTCCAGCGCACGGTGAAAGGGGCGGCGGACCCGAGCGTCCATCAACTCCGGCTGTTTCTGGTGCTGGCGGAGGAACTGCACTTCGGCCGCGCCGCCGCCAGGCTGTTCATGTCGCAGCCGGCGTTCAGCAAGCAGATCCGCGCGCTGGAGGAGCGGTTGGGGCTCCAGTTGGTCGACCGCACCAGTCGTGCCGTGGACCTGACCTCGTCCGGGCGGGCCCTGCTGCCCGAGGCGCGGGCCGTGGCGGAGGCCATGGCCAACCTGCGGCAGGTGGCGCAGTCGCGGTCGCGGGAGATAGCCGGGCGGGTCGTCATCGGTACGGTCAGTGCCGAGCCCGCCATGCCACACACCAACGCCATCCTCGACGAACTCCACAAGCGCCACCCCGAACTCGTCATCGAGATGCGCAGCCTCAACTTCATCAACCAGTATCAGGCGCTCTCGTGCGGCGACGTGGACGTGGCCTTCCTCCGCCCGCCCGCGCCCGAACACATCCAGAGCCTGCACCTGATGGAGGAACCCCGGGTCGTCTGCCTCCCGGCCAACGACCCGCTGGCCGCCGAGGACACCCTCACCCTCGCGCACCTCTCGGACCACACCATGGTGACCATGTCGCCGGAGTCGCCGCAGGTCTGGCGCGACTTCTGGACCGCCAGCCCGCGCCCCGACAACGTGCCCGTGAAGTACGGTCCGCTCACCTTCGACGTCGAGGGCGTCCTGCACGCCATCGCCCGTGGGCAGGCGATCGGCTTCCTGCCCGCCTCCGCCCGTGACTTCTATCCGCGTCCGGGCGTCGTCTACCGCGACGTGGTGGACCTGTCGCCGTGCAGCATGGCCCTCACCTGGTTCGCCGCGAACCGGGATCGCCCCGTCGTGAGCGAGATCCGACAGATCGCCCGGGCCGTGCTGCGCGCCCAGAACTGA
- a CDS encoding helix-turn-helix transcriptional regulator gives MRDDFADLARRLLRDNGYSIKAAARATHYDPAYLSRVLGGKQRPSRRLAEALDDLLSTGGALADTLLDPDGDSRVSRSVANPSRLDAGTVEALAGVLAAYRRLDDAMRPESIIPATLVQIRVVTRTLKGARGPYRDQLTAVASEFVQFGGWMLAQDRQDARATTFLDTAVELADEIQDGTLAAQALNFKGYLARQQGRPVGVARWYTAAARTPGAHPAQRLGDMLQAAAGMAELGERDEALRMVEDAERLTDAAASLPPPETAYWLTPEFNRLNMGLAHLGLGRHADAVDHITAGLAGLPPELRDAPWTWEHREALRRALAAC, from the coding sequence ATGCGTGACGACTTCGCTGATCTCGCCCGCCGCCTTCTCCGCGACAACGGTTACTCGATAAAGGCCGCCGCCCGCGCCACCCACTACGACCCCGCCTATCTGTCCCGCGTCCTCGGCGGGAAGCAGCGGCCGTCGCGCAGGCTCGCCGAAGCGCTGGACGATCTCCTGTCGACCGGTGGGGCGCTGGCGGACACGTTGCTCGACCCGGACGGCGACTCACGGGTGTCCCGCAGCGTTGCGAACCCCTCCCGGCTGGACGCCGGGACGGTGGAGGCGTTGGCCGGCGTGCTCGCCGCCTACCGACGGCTTGACGACGCGATGCGCCCAGAGTCGATCATCCCGGCAACCCTGGTGCAGATACGGGTGGTCACCCGCACGCTCAAGGGCGCCCGGGGCCCGTACCGCGACCAGCTCACGGCAGTGGCGTCGGAGTTCGTCCAGTTCGGCGGGTGGATGCTCGCCCAGGACCGACAGGATGCCCGCGCGACCACGTTCCTCGACACGGCGGTGGAGTTGGCGGACGAGATCCAGGACGGGACACTGGCCGCGCAAGCCCTCAACTTCAAGGGCTATCTCGCCCGCCAGCAAGGCAGGCCCGTAGGTGTCGCCCGCTGGTACACGGCCGCGGCTCGCACGCCGGGCGCCCACCCCGCCCAGCGGCTCGGTGACATGTTGCAGGCCGCCGCCGGAATGGCGGAGCTGGGCGAACGGGACGAGGCCCTGCGCATGGTCGAGGACGCGGAACGGCTGACGGACGCCGCGGCCTCCCTCCCCCCACCGGAAACGGCCTACTGGCTCACCCCGGAGTTCAACCGCCTGAACATGGGCCTCGCGCATCTCGGGCTGGGCCGTCACGCGGACGCGGTGGACCACATCACGGCGGGGCTCGCCGGGCTTCCCCCGGAGCTACGGGACGCGCCCTGGACGTGGGAACACCGGGAGGCGTTACGGCGCGCCCTGGCTGCTTGCTGA
- a CDS encoding methyltransferase domain-containing protein: MTAHTHRERSGHAELGRRLAAAGVLAPAWAPAFADVPRAAFLPEVMWPFDMAAGTSVAVSRVDDPDAWQAYADADVPVVTQWDDGAHSGREPGRVPTSSASMPSVVFRMLADLGVRPGDRVLEVGTGTGWNAALLAHRAGAGNVVSVEVDGAVAARARGALERFGAGVRVVRGDGYAGHREGAPYDRVIVTAGVRRVPFAWVRQTRPGGLVVLPWGTDYGNGDGVARLTVARDGRSAAGPFTGPVEFMKLRAQRLAPVAHGEYVTGGPEERDASTTELTEDAFLGERFAPQRFAVGLRVPRCQHVVAERRDGSRPVWFYGLDDRSWACVLFRDGAGARVWQSGPRRLWDEVEAAYRWWESEGGPGHERFGLTVTADGQAAWLDSPDRSWPV, encoded by the coding sequence GTGACCGCGCACACCCATCGCGAGCGCTCCGGCCACGCCGAACTCGGACGCCGCCTGGCCGCGGCGGGCGTCCTTGCCCCGGCCTGGGCCCCCGCCTTCGCGGACGTGCCCCGGGCGGCGTTTCTGCCCGAGGTCATGTGGCCCTTCGACATGGCGGCGGGCACCAGCGTGGCCGTCTCCCGGGTGGACGATCCGGATGCCTGGCAGGCGTACGCGGACGCGGACGTGCCCGTGGTCACCCAGTGGGACGACGGGGCGCACAGCGGCCGGGAGCCCGGGCGGGTGCCCACGTCCTCGGCGTCGATGCCGAGCGTGGTCTTCCGGATGCTGGCGGACCTGGGCGTACGCCCGGGTGACCGGGTGTTGGAGGTCGGCACCGGGACCGGGTGGAACGCGGCGCTGCTCGCGCACCGGGCCGGCGCGGGGAACGTCGTCAGCGTGGAGGTGGACGGCGCGGTGGCCGCGCGTGCGCGGGGCGCCCTGGAACGGTTCGGGGCCGGGGTGCGGGTGGTGCGCGGGGACGGCTACGCGGGGCACCGCGAAGGCGCGCCGTACGACCGGGTCATCGTCACCGCCGGGGTGCGGCGGGTCCCGTTCGCCTGGGTGCGGCAGACGCGGCCGGGCGGGCTGGTCGTCCTCCCCTGGGGGACCGACTACGGCAACGGTGACGGCGTCGCCCGCCTCACGGTCGCGCGGGATGGGCGGAGCGCGGCGGGGCCCTTCACCGGGCCCGTGGAGTTCATGAAACTCCGGGCCCAGCGGTTGGCGCCGGTCGCGCACGGCGAGTACGTGACGGGCGGGCCGGAGGAACGGGACGCCTCGACCACGGAGCTGACGGAGGACGCGTTTCTCGGGGAGCGGTTCGCGCCGCAGCGGTTCGCCGTCGGGCTGCGGGTGCCGCGCTGTCAGCACGTCGTCGCGGAGCGGCGGGACGGATCGCGGCCGGTGTGGTTCTACGGGCTCGACGATCGCTCGTGGGCGTGCGTGCTGTTCCGGGACGGTGCCGGCGCCCGGGTCTGGCAGTCGGGGCCGCGCCGGCTCTGGGACGAGGTCGAGGCCGCCTACCGGTGGTGGGAGAGCGAGGGCGGGCCGGGGCACGAGCGGTTCGGGCTGACCGTGACGGCCGACGGGCAGGCCGCCTGGCTGGACAGCCCGGACCGTTCCTGGCCCGTCTGA
- a CDS encoding dipeptide ABC transporter ATP-binding protein, which produces MTSEPILEVRDLVKHYPLTQGVVIKRQIGAVKAVDGVSFELAPGETLGIVGESGCGKSTVAKLLVHLERPTRGQIRYRGEDISRLSGRALKAVRRNIQMVFQDPYTSLNPRMTVGDIIGEPYDIHPEVAPKGERRRKVQELLDVVGLNPEYINRYPHQFSGGQRQRIGIARGLALRPEIIVADEPVSALDVSVQAQVVNLLEKLQAEFDLSYVFIAHDLSVVRHISDRVAVMYLGRLVEVGTETEIYDHPTHPYTQALLSAVPVPNPEAREHRTRILLTGEVPSPANPPSGCRFRTRCWKARERCALEVPLLAVPAEFRDLTGPVAHDSACHFAEERDVVPNVEPTRPAGSGESAGSGAPDAAGAAGARGTPGEPAGPGGSGGSGDPGEEPGPQPPEPGAGPGEAPPGRGAGSGV; this is translated from the coding sequence ATGACGAGTGAGCCGATCCTGGAGGTACGCGACCTCGTCAAGCACTACCCGCTCACCCAGGGCGTCGTCATCAAGCGGCAGATCGGCGCGGTCAAGGCGGTCGACGGCGTCTCCTTCGAACTCGCCCCCGGCGAGACGCTGGGCATCGTCGGCGAGTCGGGCTGCGGCAAGTCCACCGTCGCCAAACTCCTGGTCCACCTCGAACGCCCCACCCGCGGCCAGATCCGCTACCGCGGCGAGGACATCAGCCGCCTGTCGGGCCGCGCCCTGAAGGCCGTACGCCGCAACATCCAGATGGTCTTCCAGGACCCGTACACCTCGCTCAACCCGCGCATGACGGTCGGCGACATCATCGGCGAGCCGTACGACATCCACCCCGAGGTCGCGCCCAAGGGCGAACGCCGGCGCAAAGTACAGGAGTTGTTGGACGTCGTCGGCCTCAACCCGGAGTACATCAACCGCTACCCGCACCAGTTCTCCGGCGGCCAGCGCCAACGCATCGGCATCGCCCGCGGCCTCGCCCTGCGCCCGGAGATCATCGTCGCCGACGAACCCGTCTCGGCCCTCGACGTCTCGGTCCAGGCCCAGGTCGTCAACCTGCTGGAGAAGCTCCAGGCGGAGTTCGACCTCAGCTACGTCTTCATCGCGCACGACCTGTCGGTGGTCCGGCACATCTCCGACCGGGTCGCGGTGATGTACCTCGGCCGGCTGGTCGAGGTCGGCACCGAGACCGAGATCTACGACCACCCCACCCACCCGTACACCCAGGCCCTGCTCTCCGCCGTCCCCGTCCCCAACCCCGAGGCCCGCGAACACCGCACCCGCATCCTGCTCACCGGCGAGGTCCCGTCCCCGGCCAACCCACCCTCCGGCTGCCGCTTCCGCACCCGCTGCTGGAAGGCCCGGGAACGCTGCGCCCTGGAGGTCCCCCTGCTCGCCGTCCCCGCCGAGTTCCGCGACCTCACGGGCCCGGTGGCGCACGACTCGGCCTGCCACTTCGCGGAGGAACGGGACGTGGTCCCGAACGTGGAGCCCACGCGGCCGGCGGGGTCGGGGGAGTCGGCCGGGTCGGGTGCGCCGGATGCGGCGGGCGCGGCGGGCGCGCGGGGTACGCCAGGTGAGCCGGCCGGGCCGGGCGGGTCGGGCGGGTCGGGTGACCCGGGCGAGGAGCCCGGTCCGCAGCCGCCCGAGCCGGGGGCGGGGCCGGGGGAGGCGCCGCCCGGGCGGGGGGCGGGCTCGGGCGTGTGA